The proteins below come from a single Ictalurus furcatus strain D&B chromosome 27, Billie_1.0, whole genome shotgun sequence genomic window:
- the dusp5 gene encoding dual specificity protein phosphatase 5, whose product MKVSSIDSRHLKKILRKESGKCLILDCRPYLSFASSSVRGSVNVNLNSVVVRRSRGAPVPLRFVVPDEQALFRLREGGVSVVVALDEGTPHLHKLKKDSVARLAIHSLAHLASCANICFLKGGYESFHGHYPELCTEAKPAQERSAPDPAEVQPGTDYTQDGPVELLPFLYLGSAHHARRHDCLSELRITALLNVSRRDWQCAGGPQRYKRIAVEDSHTADIGSHFQEAIDFIDEVKREGGKVLVHCEAGISRSPTICMAYLMKTQRLRLEEAFDAVRQRRAVISPNFSFMGQLLQFENEVLASAPDSNIENHDDERKSDEFTIDKSFESSVFSFPTSYLAPIKLSPIASLTT is encoded by the exons ATGAAGGTGTCGAGTATAGACAGCCGCCATTTAAAGAAAATCCTGCGCAAGGAGAGCGGGAAGTGTTTAATCCTGGACTGTAGACCGTACTTGTCGTTCGCCAGCTCGAGCGTGCGCGGCTCGGTGAACGTCAACCTGAACTCGGTGGTGGTGCGCAGGTCGCGCGGCGCCCCGGTGCCGCTGCGCTTCGTCGTGCCGGACGAGCAGGCGCTGTTCCGGCTGCGCGAGGGCGGCGTGTCGGTGGTGGTGGCGCTGGACGAGGGCACGCCGCATCTGCACAAGCTGAAGAAGGACAGCGTCGCGCGCCTCGCCATCCACAGCCTCGCGCACCTCGCCAGCTGCGCCAACATCTGCTTCCTGAAAG GAGGCTACGAGAGCTTCCACGGGCACTACCCCGAACTGTGCACCGAGGCCAAGCCGGCTCAGGAGCGCAGCGCACCGGACCCGGCGGAAGTGCAGCCCGGGACAGATTACACTCAG gatggTCCGGTGGAGCTGTTGCCCTTCCTGTACCTGGGCAGCGCTCACCATGCGCGCCGACACGACTGCCTGAGCGAGCTGCGCATCACGGCGTTGTTGAACGTGTCCCGGCGGGACTGGCAGTGCGCCGGGGGGCCACAACGCTACAAACGCATCGCTGTGGAGGACAGTCACACGGCCGATATCGGCTCACACTTCCAGGAGGCCATTGACTTCATtg ATGAGGTGAAGCGAGAAGGTGGAAAGGTGCTAGTGCACTGCGAGGCAGGCATTTCTCGCTCGCCCACCATCTGCATGGCGTACCTGATGAAGACGCAGAGGCTGCGTCTGGAGGAGGCGTTCGACGCCGTGAGGCAGCGGCGCGCCGTCATCTCGCCCAACTTCAGCTTCATGGGCCAGCTGCTGCAGTTCGAGAACGAGGTCCTGGCGTCTGCGCCGGACAGCAATATCGAAAACCACGATGACGAACGCAAGAGTGACGAGTTCACGATCGATAAGAGCTTCGAGTCATCCGTTTTCTCCTTCCCTACCTCCTACCTGGCGCCCATCAAACTCAGTCCCATCGCCTCCCTGACTACTTGA